From the Natrinema amylolyticum genome, the window CGGGCTGCTGAAGTTCGACGACTGACCGGATCGCACATCGTTTTCGCTATGAACTGGTACATCAAGCGGACCGGACAAGCACTGTTCACGCTCTGGGCGGTCGTCACGATCGCGTTCGGGCTGGCCTGGAGCGTTCCAGGGTCGCTCGTCGATCACATGGTCGATCGGATCGTCCAGAACAGCAACATCGACCCGGAAGTCGTGCGCCAATCGATCGAGAGCCGCCTCATGTTCGACCCGGACGCGTCGGTGACCGAGGCGTACGTGACGTACATGTCGGAACTGCTCGACGGCAATCTGGGCTACTCGTTCGTGGCCGGCCAGGACGTCAGCACGACGCTCGCCGAGGCCGTCCCGTGGACGCTGCTCGTGATGTCGCTCGCGACGCTCGGCATGTTCTCGGTCTCCCTGGCGCTCGGCGCGATCATGGCCTACCGGGAGGGATCGCGGTTCGATCTCGCGAACACGATCGTCGGTATCATCACGACCTCGATTCCCTACTTCGTCGCCGCGTTCCTGTTGATCCTCTGGGTCGGCCACAGCGACGCACCGATCCTCGACCTGTTCCCGCCGCGCGGGCGGCAACCGCCGCGGGTCGATCCTGGCCTCACCCTCGAGTTCGTCACGGGGGCGCTCAGACACGCGACGCTGCCGGCTCTGTCGTATGTCATCACCGGCTACGGGCTGCTCGCGCTCTCGATGCGGGGCAACAGCATCCAAACGCTCGGCGAGGACTACGTTCGAGTCGCCGAACTCCGCGGCCTGCCCTCGCGGCGGATCGCGCTCCGCTACGTCGGGCGCAACGCCGTGTTGCCGCTCTACACCAGCCTGCTGCTCTCGATCGGGTTCATGCTGGGGTCGTCGGTCGTGCTGGAACAGATCTTCCAGTATCACGGCGTCGGCTACTGGATGTTCGAGGCGATCAACGACAACGACGTCCCGCTGATGATGGGGACGTTCATCGTGATCACGATCTGCGTCGTGATCGCGACGTTCGTCGCAGACGTCACGTACAGCATGTTAGATCCGCGGATCAAATCGGGTGATGACGGTGAAGCGTACTGAGGACGAGACACGCACCGACGGCGACGCTCGCACGGACGACGGCCACCGCGCTGACGAGACACGCAGCGATCACCGGACGGGCGACGATCCGCGCACTGACGGCGGGACCACCGGCATGTTCGGTGAGTCGGAATTCACGGAGATCACCCGCCGTCAACGGCTGCGCGAGTTGCTCGAGGAGTCGGTCGTCGCCCCGTTCAAAGTGGCGTGGTCCGACTGGCGGACGAAGGTCGCGCTGGTCCTCCTCGCGACCTTCGTCGCGACGGCGGTCCTCGTCTGGCTCCACCAGCTGGGGTATACCGTGTTGAACGACGCGCTCCGACTCTTCGGCTCGCCCTGGCAGCTCGAGTCGCCCCAGAGCCCGGTCTCACTGGGGCAAGACCAGGTCGGCGTCAGACCGTTTCGGGACTGGCGCTACCCGCTGGGGACCTTCGACAACGGCGTCGGGATCCTCTCGGGGCTGCTCTGGGCGACGCCCGGCATGCTGCAGATGATCCTCGCCGGCGGGGTCTTCTCGACGGCCATGGCGACCGTCGTCGGGACGGTGTCGGGATACAAGGGCGGGACCGTCGAGTCGGTGCTGAACACGATCGTCGACGTCGCGATGTCGATTCCCGGCCTGCCGCTGGTCGTCGTGCTCGTCGCGATCATTCAGCCCTCCTCGCCGTACGTGATCGGGATCCTCATCACGGTCAACGTCTGGGCGGGGCTCGCGCGGACGATCCACTCGCAGGTGCTGTCCCTGCGCGAGAAGTCCTACGTCGAGGCGTCACGCACGATGGGGATCTCGTCCCCACAGATCATCCGAAAGGACATCCTGCCGAACCTGATGCCGTACGTGACGGTCAACTTCGTCTACGCGGCCCGCCGCGTCGTCTACGACAGCATCGCGCTGTACTATCTGGGGCTACTCGGCGGCAGTACGGCCGAGAACTGGGGCGTGATGCTCGACTGGGCGTACAACGTCAACAACGCCCTGACCGTCTCGGGCAAATCGTACATGATCCTCTTCCCGATGCTCCCGATCGTCGTGCTGTCGATGGCGCTGATCCTCCTCTCGCAGGGGACGGACCGCCTGTTCAACCCGCGGGTCCGCACCCGTCACGAGGGCGAAACGGTCTGGGAAGACGACACCGACCGCGAGGTCAACCCACCGGTATGAGCAATGACTGAACGAGACACCCAACCCACACAGACGGCGACGCGCGGTACAGACAGTACGACCGATCGAACGCGCGATGCGGACGGCGCGACCGACCGAATCATCGAGATACGGGACGCCGAGGTCGCCTTCGAGATGGACCGCGGCGTCTCTCGCGTGCTGGACGACGTCGACCTCGACGTTCGGCGCGGCGAGATCCTCGGCGTCGTCGGCGAGAGCGGCAGCGGCAAGTCGATGCTCGCCTCGTCGATGCTGGACGCGGTAGTCGACCCCGGCGTCCTGTCGGGCGAAATCACCTACTATCCCGAGGACGGCGACCCCGTCGACGTCCTCGGCCTCAGCGATCGAGCGCTGAAGGGACTGCGCTGGGAGGAGATCTCCATGGTGTTCCAGGGCGCGATGAGTTCGTTCAACCCGACCATGGGGGTCCGCGAGCACTTCGAGGAGACGCTCGAGGCCCACGAGTACGACGTCGAGGCCGGAATGGATCGCGCCCGCGAACTCCTCTCCGACCTCTATCTCGAGCCCGAGCGCGTCCTCGGTTCCTACCCGCACGAACTCAGCGGCGGCATGCAACAGCGGGCGCTGATCGCGCTCTCGCTGATCCTCGAGCCGGCGGTGCTCGTGATGGACGAGCCGACGGCCGCGCTGGACCTGCTGATGCAGCGCTCGATCCTCTCCCTGCTCGAGGACCTCCAGGAGAAGTACGATCTGACGATGGTGTTCATCACGCACGACCTGCCGCTGGTCGCCGAACTGGCCGACCGGATCGCCGTGCTGTACGCCTTCGAACTGATCGAACTCGGCCCGACCGAGGAGATCTTACATCGCGCCGCACACCCCTACACGCGGGCGCTGCTGAACGCGACGCCGAACCTCGACGCGCCGCTCTCCGAGATGCGACCGATCGAGGGCTCGGCCCCGGACCCGGTCGACGTCCCCGCGGGCTGTTCGTATCATCCGCGCTGTCCCCTCGCCGACGAGACCTGCGTTGCCGACGATCCGGCCTTTCAGCAGGTCAGCGAGGACCACGAAGTCACGTGCTTTCACTGGCGGGACGCGGCCGACGAGGTCCCGTTCACCGTCGACGCGGCACGCGGGAATCCGCAGGCGTCGATCACGGAGGAACAGCGATGACCGGGGAGCCGCTCGTCTCGCTCGAGGAGTGCGAGGTCCACTTCGAGGAGAGTCAGGGGCTGTTCGAGTTCGGCGATCCGGAGACCGTCAGAGCCGTCGACGGCGTCTCGCTGGATATCGGGGAAAACGACGTCGTCGCCCTCGTCGGGGAGTCGGGCTGCGGGAAGACCACGCTCGGGAAGACGGCGATCGGGCTCCAGCGCCCGACCGGCGGGAGCGTCCGGTATCGCGGGCAGGACGTCTGGGACGCGAAGGACGGCCGCGGCGACGTGACGATCCCCTACGACGAGATCCGCCGCTCGCTCCAGATCATCCATCAGGACCCCGGGAGCGCGCTCAACCCGAACCGTCGGGTGCTGAAGATCCTCGAGGCCCCGCTCGAGCGCTGGCAGGCCGACATGAGCGCCGGCGACCGCCGTCGAGAGGTGCTCTCGATGCTCGAGCGCGTCGGGATGACGCCGCCGAGCGACTACGCCGGCCGCTACCCCCACCAGCTCTCGGGCGGCGAACAACAGCGCGTCGCGCTCGTCCGCGCGCTGCTGATGGATCCCGACCTGATCCTGGCCGACGAGGCCATCTCGGCGCTGGACGTCTCCCTGCGCGTCGAGATGATGGACCTGCTACTCGAGTTGCAGGGCCAGTTCGACACGTCGTTCGTCTTCGTCTCGCACGACCTCTCGAACGCGCGGTACCTGGCGTCCCACGCCGACGGTCGGATCGGCGTGATGTATCTCGGCCGGCTGGTCGAGATCGGGCCCGCCGAACGGGTGATCAACGATCCCAAACATCCCTACACGAAGGTGCTCCGGTGGGCGACGCCGGACCTCCACGCCGGAACCGACGCCGCGGAGCCGCCCGTTCGGACGATCGACGTCCCCGATCCGACGGACCCGCCGAGCGGCTGCCGGTTCCACACGCGGTGTCCCGAAGCGCGCGAGGCGTGCCGGCGCACCGATCCGGACGCCGTCAGTCTCGGAGACGACCACGAGGTGGCGTGCTTCCGTGAGGTCCCCGACCACGAGTACTGGTCGTCGCCGCCGCTGACCGACGAGGGCGACTCGAGCGACGGCGGATCCCAGTCTCCCCCGCAGTCCACGGACTGACCGCTCTCCGTCGCCGTTCGATCCGATTCGAGCCGGTTCTCTTCTGGAGCACCCAATTTTAAGAGGTGTCGGTCCGATTAAACGAAGGAATGACTGGTCGAGAACGACCTTCCGAGAGCGATGACTGTCCGGTACCCGACCTCGAGCGCTTGACGCTGTCCGAAAAGGTCGGGCAGCTCGTCGGTGCCTACGTCGGATCGATGGGCGATACCGAACTGAGCGTCGACGACGCGGCGGCGCTCGTCCGCGACGAGGGCGTCGGAACGATCGCCGCGTTCGGGATCGGTATCTCCCCGCACCGCGACCCCCTGCGGGTCGCCGAGATCGCCAATCGACTGCAGCGGGTCGCCATAGAGGAGACGCGCCACGGAATCCCGCTGTTGCTCCCCGTCGACGCCGTCCACGGCCACGCGTACGTCGACGGGGCCACGGTGTTCCCCCACGGTCTAGGCGTCGCAGCGACCCGAAACCCGGCGAACGCGCGTCTGGCCGGCGAGATCACGGCCGCGGAGATGCGCGCGACGGGCGCGAATCTGAACTACGGCCCGACCTGCGACGTGGCCCGCGATCCGCGCTGGGGCCGCACCTTCGAGACCTTCGGCGAGAGCCCGCTGCTCTGTGGCGCGTTCGCCGGCGCGACCGTTCGCGGGCTCGAGTCCGAGGCGGACGGGCCGCGGGTCGCCGCGACGGCGAAACACTTCCCCGCCTACGGCGACCCCGCGGGCGGCGAGGACGCCGCGGCGGTGGATCGCTCCGCGAGCACGCTCCACCGGCTGTTCCTCCCACCGTTCGCCCGGGCCATCGACGCCGGCGCGTCGGTCGTGATGCCGTGTTACAACTCGATCGACGGCGAACCGGCTCACGGCTCCCGGCGGTACCTCACTGAACTCCTGCGCGAGCGGCTCGGATTTGACGGTGCCGTCGCCTCGGACTGGGGCGGGATCGACCACCTCCACGAGGATCACCGCGTGACGGCGTCGCAGCGGGATTCGGCGCGAACTGCCGTCGACGCGGGGCTCGACCTGATCTCGATCGGGCGTGACGAGTACACAGCCCACATTCGGGACCTCGTCGAGTCCGGCGATCTCTCCGAAGCGCGCATCGACGACGCGGTCGCCCGAATCCTCGAGCTGAAGGCGTCGCTCGGCCTCTTCGAGGACCCCTACGTCGACATCGAACGGGTCCGGACGACGGTCGGCGCGTCGGCCCATCGGCGGGCCGCACTTCAGGCGGCCCGCGAGTCACAGACCCTCCTCGAGAACGACGGGGTGCTCCCGCTGGCCGACGACCTCGACTCGATCCTCGTCGCGGGGCCGAACGCCGACTCCCTGCGCAACCAGTACGGCGGCTGGAGCGTGCAGGATCCCGATCCGGACTCGGGGACGACGGTGCTCGAGGGGATCGCGGACCGCGCCGGCGACGAGACGACGGTCCGATACGAGCGGGGAGCGACGGTCGGCGAGCGAGCGGACCTCGAGGCGGTCGCGGACGCGGCGGCGGACGCGGACGTGGCGGTCGTCGCCGTCGGCGAGGGCTGGTACTACCACGAGTTCGGTCCGAAGGGGCTCGTCGGCTCGACCGGGGAGTTCCCCACCCGGTCGCGACTCGAACTCCCGGCCGCCCAGCGCGACCTGCTCGAGGCGGTCCACGAGACCGGGACGCCGCTCGCGGTCGTCGCGATCGCGGGTCGGCCGCTGGCGCTCTCCTGGACCGCCGACAACGCCGACGCGCTGCTGTACTCGTACTATCCGGGGAGCGAGGGCGGGGAGGCCATCGCGGACGTCCTGTTCGGCGATGTCGATCCGGCGGGTCGGCTGCCGATCAGCGTCCCGCGCTCGGCGGGCGATCTCCCGTCGGCGTTCAACCACGTCGCCCATCCGACGCCGATCGGGGCCGACGAACACCCCGACACGTACGATCCGCTCTACGCGTTCGGCGACGGCGAGAGCTACACCGAGTTCGCGTGTTCGGACCTGTCGGTCGCGGACTCGCGGATCGGTTCCGCCGAATCGATCACCGCGTCGGTCACCGTCGAGAACGTCGGCGACCGGCCGGGCGATCGGGCGGTGGACTGCTTCCTGCGAGACGACGTGAGCTCGCGGGTTCGGCCCGTCCGCGAGCACGTCGGCTTCGCGCGGGTCAGCCTCGAGCCCGGCGAGTCGACGACCGCCGAAATGACGATTCCGAACGACGCGCTCGCCGTGACCGACTCCCGCGGTCGAACGACGGTCGAACCGGGCTCGTTCACGCTTTCCTGTGACGGACGCTCGACGACGGTCACGGTCGAGCGCTCCGACGAGCGCAGTCACTGACGGCCGCCGTTCGAATCGGCATCGGCCTCCCCCCGTTTCCGCACCGTTTCCCCCTCCAGCGTGAGCGCTGTCCGTAGATCTCGAGAACGTGCGACACAGCAGCTGCATCGCCCATTCTCGCCCTCCAGATCGAACCGATACTGACAGCAGATTTGTGTGTTGGCTAGTGAATAACGAATCACTCACTCGAAACCGTCGGACTCCAGCCGGTTCTATCACGTAGCAGTCGGAACAAGAACATATTTCGAAATTGTGTATAATATATTATCAAACACCGCAGACATACGTTTTTGTACGACCATTAACTATGGACAAGTATGGATACGGAGACACTCCGACGGGCGCTCGAGGACGCCGGGCTGACCGGTCAACAGGCGGAGGCCTACCTGACGCTCCTCGAATCGGGAACCGCCCCCGTGACCGAAATCGCCCAACAGTCGTCGGTCTCATCCTCGCGGATCTACGACGTCGTCCGCTCGTTAGCGGAGGAAGGGTTCGTGGAGACCCTCGAGCGCGACCGGTTGCACGCTCGGCCGCGCGAGCCAGTCGACGTCCTCAATCGACTGCGCCAGAAGAGCGAGACCCTCGCGGACGCCGCCGCCGAGATCGAGGACCGCTGGGAGCGACCGGACCCGAAGGAATCGCGAATCAGCGTCCTCAAACGGACCGAAACGGTCCTCAAGAGTACCGGGGACGCGATCGACGAGGCGACCGTTTCCGTCGCGCTGGCGGCCACGCCTGAGCAACTCGAGGCGTTACGACCCCGGCTCGAGACCGCCGCGGCTAACGGCGTCTTGGTCCACATCGCGGTCTACGACGGCGGCGGAACCGAGGTCCCCGACATCGAGGGCGTCCTCGAGATGCGACGGTGTCCGATCCCCGGGCCGTTCCTGGCGATCGTCGATCGTCGGTACGCGTTCTTCGCCCCGAACGTCCACAGCGACCGCTCCTACGGGATCACGATCGGTGACGAGATCCTCTCCTTTATCATGCACTGGTACTTCCGGACGTGTCTGTGGGCGCACAACGAACGACTCCAGCTCGATCGGGACCAGCCCCCCACCTACGTGAGCATCGAGGGGTTCGTCTACGACGCCGCGTCGTTGCTCCGCGACGGGGCGTCGATGACGCTACAGGTGATCGGCCGCCGGATCGAAACCGGCGACCCGGTCGAGATTCGCGGCGATCTCGTCCGGGCGACGTGGGGTGGGCAACTCGAGCCGCCGCGAAATCCCACGTATACGGACCTCGCGGGACAGGTAACGCTCTTCCTCGAGACCGACGACGGACTCGTCTCGATCGGTGCGTGGGGCGCGCTGTTCGAGGACGTCGAGGCCGAAATCATTCGCGTGACCGGCATCGAACTGCCGGAACCGTGAATCCGTTCGCAGCGAGGGGCCACCGTGATCGTCTCGATTGATCCGACGGAATTGGATTACAAACATATGTATGTAATCTCTTGGGTCCGGAGACGGTCGTTACACCGCTGATCGAGTCAGTATTCGGTCCGGATTCGTCGCATACCGTCGAGTCTTCCATCCGTGACAGCGTTATCAGCGAACACTCGAGGAGGGATATTATTCCAATAATATATGATCGAACTATAGACGATATATCTTTTATATTTGAATACTGGTATATTAGCGCTGTAGAACTGTACTGACTATTCTCACCTCCAACTATATTCCTCAAATGCCTATTTCCGGAAGTATAGGGCGTCTTGTCGTAATAAGGTGTGAATAGCGATTTTGAAATCGGATCGCAGTTCGTGGGTCGGTCGGCGGTGATATTCGCACAGTCTCGACCGATGGTGATATCGATAAAACCGCCTCAAATGGCTTTTCAAGCGAATTCTGCAACAATATCTGCGTAACTTTCACTCCGCTGACCGTCGACTATCGCTCTCTGTCTCTATATGATGGGCTGATTTCAAGTACGTATCCAAAGTATACTGTACATCTGGTAGTTTGTAATCGTATTGCCATCGTGCTACGCGACGGCCTACCGGATGAGGATTACTTCCATTCCAGTAGGTGGGTAGAGAAGTGGCCGTACTGTGTTCAAATGCGTTATCCGATTCGGATGATTCGCCGCTCTCAGGGAACTCTCGCCCGCGGCGTGTCTCCGCCAGATCGAACTCGCCGAAGCGGCCGGCTTCGATCACATCGTCTCTCAGAGTCACAGCCCCGGTCGGGAGGCGTTCTGTGAAATACTGCGGCGAGACGCTTCTCCCAGTTCTCGGACGCGACGGTTCGCCCTGCGTTCGTCCGGACGCCCTCGAGTACCAGCCGTTCTCCTGAGTCGGGCTCGAGAGTGAGTCCGTGACCTCGTTACTGGTCCGTCTGGGTGTACTGAACCACCACCTCCGGACGCTCGGACTCGACGAGCGGTCCGGTCGGCAGGTGGATCGCCGACTCCGCGCGGACGCTCTCTCTGGATTCGATCGCGTCACTGACCGGTGGCGGGTCCGTTCCGATCGGATAGCCGACCGTAACGACGACGCGCTCCGGTTGACGGGGCGGGACCGGATCGCCGTAGTCGATCGTGACATCGATGAGCGAGAGCTCGGCGTACTCGGACGACGCGAGAACGGTGGCCACGTCCTCGTTGACCGCCTCTTCGTACATCCCAGTTCGATAGGTATCGTAGGTCACGACGCCGAGAAACGTCGAGAGGACGACTATCGTGACGGCGAGTGCGACGACGCGCTTCTCCGTCGAGACGCGCGCTTCGTCCTGCTGAAACCAGCTCTCCGGCCGATAGCCTTTATACCAGAGGACAGCGAGGCTGGTGATATTGATCGTCAGGATGTTGACGAGGACGAGGACGCTCGCGGCGAGGGCGACCTGCGGGAGGCCCCACGCGATACCGATGCCGATGACGCCCAGTGGCGGAACGAGCGCGGCGGCGATCATGACGCCGACGAGGGCGGCCGACGTCCCCGCAGTGAGCGTCCACGCGCCCGCCACGCCGGCACCGATCGCGATGACGAGCGAGAGCAGATCGGGTGTCAACCGGCCCTGAATCTCCGAAATCGAGAAGAGATCGATCATCGGTGAGACGAGTCCGGTCGTCCGGATGGCGAACGCGAAGACGGCAGCGGTGACGACGCCGATTCCGAGTCCGATCGCCTGGAGTTTGATCCCCCGCCGAAACAGCACACGATCGTTGATGACCGTGCCCACGCTCGCACCGAGCGCGGGGCCGATCAACGGTGCGATCACCATCGACCCGACGACGACCGCCGGTGAATCGAGCAACAGGCCGGCGGTCGCGACGATCACGCTCATGACCGTCATGACGAGATACGTGCTGAATCGGGGGGTGAGATCCTTCGCTCGAGCCTGCATTTCCTCGCGAGAGATGCGCGGGGTATTCTGGGCGAACCGCTGCTCGAGGTCGTCGTACCGGTCCGAGACGACGGTCTCCGCATCGACGATCACGGTGTAGGAGTCCTCGTCGATCCCGGTCTCGCGGAGGCTGTCGAGGACGGATTCGACCGCGGGCGTCGGCAGCGGGAACGTGATGACGACCGAGGGCTCCTCGCGGCTTCCTTCCTCGATGAGCGTGTATTCGATGCCTTCCTCATC encodes:
- a CDS encoding ABC transporter permease, whose protein sequence is MKRTEDETRTDGDARTDDGHRADETRSDHRTGDDPRTDGGTTGMFGESEFTEITRRQRLRELLEESVVAPFKVAWSDWRTKVALVLLATFVATAVLVWLHQLGYTVLNDALRLFGSPWQLESPQSPVSLGQDQVGVRPFRDWRYPLGTFDNGVGILSGLLWATPGMLQMILAGGVFSTAMATVVGTVSGYKGGTVESVLNTIVDVAMSIPGLPLVVVLVAIIQPSSPYVIGILITVNVWAGLARTIHSQVLSLREKSYVEASRTMGISSPQIIRKDILPNLMPYVTVNFVYAARRVVYDSIALYYLGLLGGSTAENWGVMLDWAYNVNNALTVSGKSYMILFPMLPIVVLSMALILLSQGTDRLFNPRVRTRHEGETVWEDDTDREVNPPV
- a CDS encoding glycoside hydrolase family 3 N-terminal domain-containing protein; protein product: MTGRERPSESDDCPVPDLERLTLSEKVGQLVGAYVGSMGDTELSVDDAAALVRDEGVGTIAAFGIGISPHRDPLRVAEIANRLQRVAIEETRHGIPLLLPVDAVHGHAYVDGATVFPHGLGVAATRNPANARLAGEITAAEMRATGANLNYGPTCDVARDPRWGRTFETFGESPLLCGAFAGATVRGLESEADGPRVAATAKHFPAYGDPAGGEDAAAVDRSASTLHRLFLPPFARAIDAGASVVMPCYNSIDGEPAHGSRRYLTELLRERLGFDGAVASDWGGIDHLHEDHRVTASQRDSARTAVDAGLDLISIGRDEYTAHIRDLVESGDLSEARIDDAVARILELKASLGLFEDPYVDIERVRTTVGASAHRRAALQAARESQTLLENDGVLPLADDLDSILVAGPNADSLRNQYGGWSVQDPDPDSGTTVLEGIADRAGDETTVRYERGATVGERADLEAVADAAADADVAVVAVGEGWYYHEFGPKGLVGSTGEFPTRSRLELPAAQRDLLEAVHETGTPLAVVAIAGRPLALSWTADNADALLYSYYPGSEGGEAIADVLFGDVDPAGRLPISVPRSAGDLPSAFNHVAHPTPIGADEHPDTYDPLYAFGDGESYTEFACSDLSVADSRIGSAESITASVTVENVGDRPGDRAVDCFLRDDVSSRVRPVREHVGFARVSLEPGESTTAEMTIPNDALAVTDSRGRTTVEPGSFTLSCDGRSTTVTVERSDERSH
- a CDS encoding TIGR00341 family protein; this translates as MRLVEMLIPKQKRDVVEEVLDEEGIEYTLIEEGSREEPSVVITFPLPTPAVESVLDSLRETGIDEDSYTVIVDAETVVSDRYDDLEQRFAQNTPRISREEMQARAKDLTPRFSTYLVMTVMSVIVATAGLLLDSPAVVVGSMVIAPLIGPALGASVGTVINDRVLFRRGIKLQAIGLGIGVVTAAVFAFAIRTTGLVSPMIDLFSISEIQGRLTPDLLSLVIAIGAGVAGAWTLTAGTSAALVGVMIAAALVPPLGVIGIGIAWGLPQVALAASVLVLVNILTINITSLAVLWYKGYRPESWFQQDEARVSTEKRVVALAVTIVVLSTFLGVVTYDTYRTGMYEEAVNEDVATVLASSEYAELSLIDVTIDYGDPVPPRQPERVVVTVGYPIGTDPPPVSDAIESRESVRAESAIHLPTGPLVESERPEVVVQYTQTDQ
- a CDS encoding TrmB family transcriptional regulator codes for the protein MDTETLRRALEDAGLTGQQAEAYLTLLESGTAPVTEIAQQSSVSSSRIYDVVRSLAEEGFVETLERDRLHARPREPVDVLNRLRQKSETLADAAAEIEDRWERPDPKESRISVLKRTETVLKSTGDAIDEATVSVALAATPEQLEALRPRLETAAANGVLVHIAVYDGGGTEVPDIEGVLEMRRCPIPGPFLAIVDRRYAFFAPNVHSDRSYGITIGDEILSFIMHWYFRTCLWAHNERLQLDRDQPPTYVSIEGFVYDAASLLRDGASMTLQVIGRRIETGDPVEIRGDLVRATWGGQLEPPRNPTYTDLAGQVTLFLETDDGLVSIGAWGALFEDVEAEIIRVTGIELPEP
- a CDS encoding ABC transporter ATP-binding protein translates to MTGEPLVSLEECEVHFEESQGLFEFGDPETVRAVDGVSLDIGENDVVALVGESGCGKTTLGKTAIGLQRPTGGSVRYRGQDVWDAKDGRGDVTIPYDEIRRSLQIIHQDPGSALNPNRRVLKILEAPLERWQADMSAGDRRREVLSMLERVGMTPPSDYAGRYPHQLSGGEQQRVALVRALLMDPDLILADEAISALDVSLRVEMMDLLLELQGQFDTSFVFVSHDLSNARYLASHADGRIGVMYLGRLVEIGPAERVINDPKHPYTKVLRWATPDLHAGTDAAEPPVRTIDVPDPTDPPSGCRFHTRCPEAREACRRTDPDAVSLGDDHEVACFREVPDHEYWSSPPLTDEGDSSDGGSQSPPQSTD
- a CDS encoding ABC transporter ATP-binding protein, which produces MTERDTQPTQTATRGTDSTTDRTRDADGATDRIIEIRDAEVAFEMDRGVSRVLDDVDLDVRRGEILGVVGESGSGKSMLASSMLDAVVDPGVLSGEITYYPEDGDPVDVLGLSDRALKGLRWEEISMVFQGAMSSFNPTMGVREHFEETLEAHEYDVEAGMDRARELLSDLYLEPERVLGSYPHELSGGMQQRALIALSLILEPAVLVMDEPTAALDLLMQRSILSLLEDLQEKYDLTMVFITHDLPLVAELADRIAVLYAFELIELGPTEEILHRAAHPYTRALLNATPNLDAPLSEMRPIEGSAPDPVDVPAGCSYHPRCPLADETCVADDPAFQQVSEDHEVTCFHWRDAADEVPFTVDAARGNPQASITEEQR
- a CDS encoding ABC transporter permease, giving the protein MNWYIKRTGQALFTLWAVVTIAFGLAWSVPGSLVDHMVDRIVQNSNIDPEVVRQSIESRLMFDPDASVTEAYVTYMSELLDGNLGYSFVAGQDVSTTLAEAVPWTLLVMSLATLGMFSVSLALGAIMAYREGSRFDLANTIVGIITTSIPYFVAAFLLILWVGHSDAPILDLFPPRGRQPPRVDPGLTLEFVTGALRHATLPALSYVITGYGLLALSMRGNSIQTLGEDYVRVAELRGLPSRRIALRYVGRNAVLPLYTSLLLSIGFMLGSSVVLEQIFQYHGVGYWMFEAINDNDVPLMMGTFIVITICVVIATFVADVTYSMLDPRIKSGDDGEAY